Proteins co-encoded in one Prunus persica cultivar Lovell chromosome G6, Prunus_persica_NCBIv2, whole genome shotgun sequence genomic window:
- the LOC18772365 gene encoding ras-related protein RABE1a has product MAAPPARARADYDYLIKLLLIGDSGVGKSCLLLRFSDGSFTTSFITTIGIDFKIRTIELDGKRIKLQIWDTAGQERFRTITTAYYRGAMGILLVYDVTDESSFNNIRNWIRNIEQHASDNVNKILVGNKADMDESKRAVPTSKGQALADEYGIKFFETSAKTNLNVEEVFFSIARDIKQRLADTDSRAEPQTIKINQPDQGAGAAQAAQKSACCGS; this is encoded by the exons ATGGCTGCTCCACCTGCTAGAGCTCGAGCCGATTACGACTATCTCATAAAGCTCCTCCTGATCGGCGACAGCG GTGTGGGTAAGAGTTGCCTTCTTCTGCGTTTCTCAGATGGGTCCTTTACAACTAGTTTTATTACAACCATTGG TATTGACTTCAAGATAAGGACCATAGAGCTTGATGGGAAACGAATTAAGTTGCAAATTTGGGATACCGCTGGTCAAGAACGGTTTCGGACAATTACAACTG CTTACTACCGTGGAGCCATGGGCATTTTGCTCGTGTATGATGTCACTGATGAGTCATCTTTTAACA ACATTAGGAATTGGATTCGTAACATAGAACAGCATGCTTCTGACAATGTCAACAAGATCCTGGTGGGTAACAAGGCTGACATGGATGAAAGCAAAAGG GCTGTCCCTACTTCGAAGGGTCAAGCACTTGCTGACGAGTATGGCATCAAATTCTTTGAGACA AGTGCAAAGACAAATTTAAATGTGGAGGAGGTCTTCTTTTCAATAGCTAGGGATATCAAGCAAAGACTCGCCGATACTGACTCGAGGGCTGAG CCTCAGACAATCAAGATTAACCAACCAGATCAGGGAGCCGGGGCTGCTCAAGCTGCCCAAAAATCAGCTTGCTGTGGTTCTTAA
- the LOC18772824 gene encoding soluble inorganic pyrophosphatase 4 has translation MAPPIETVQKVEPPQKVIDSHHHHHHHHSSHPPLNERILSSMTRRSIAAHPWHDLEIGPGAPKIFNCVIEIPKGSKVKYELDKKTGLIKVDRILYSSVVYPHNYGFIPRTLCEDNDPLDVLIIMQEPVVPGCFLRAKAIGLMPMIDQGEKDDKIIAVCADDPEYRHYQDIKDLPPHRLAEIRRFFEDYKKNENKEVAVDDFLPASAAYDAIQHSMDLYADYIVESLRR, from the exons ATGGCTCCACCAATTGAGACTGTTCAGAAAGTTGAGCCTCCTCAAAAAGTTATCGActcccatcatcatcatcatcatcatcattcctCACATCCACCTCTTAATGAGAGGATACTTTCTTCCATGACCAGGAGGTCTATAGCTGCACACCCTTGGCATGATCTTGAAATAG GACCTGGAGCTCCAAAGATTTTCAACTGT GTTATTGAAATTCCAAAAGGAAGCAAAGTGAAATATGAGCTTGACAAAAAAACTGGACTCATCAAG GTTGACCGCATACTGTACTCATCGGTTGTCTACCCCCACAACTATGGCTTCATCCCCCGAACTCTTTGTGAGGACAATGACCCCTTGGATGTCTTGATTATTATGCAG GAGCCAGTTGTTCCTGGATGCTTTCTTCGGGCAAAAGCTATTGGCTTGATGCCTATGATCGATCAG GGTGAGAAAGATGACAAGATAATTGCTGTCTGTGCTGATGATCCCGAATACCGACACTACCAGGACATCAAGGATCTCCCACCACATCGTTTGGCTGAGATCCGGCGCTTCTTTGAGGACT aCAAGAAAAATGAGAACAAAGAAGTTGCAGTTGACGACTTTCTCCCTGCATCTGCTGCCTATGATGCAATCCAGCATTCCAT GGATCTATATGCGGACTACATAGTGGAGAGCCTCAGGCGGTAG
- the LOC18772776 gene encoding uncharacterized protein LOC18772776 — translation MNSFTNTTNFDNLMLQTLMGRLQIRPPTNNSFLSQTLEELLFDAANLSGDEDDDDENKTQLAKEESKLEKDIIRVILSGKTDSLKPNSGQAVTIGEHHICVGFHEETGSDYRVWEWHGHIMLFDEENGYTPEYIYGNYFERLIGKARTGSSGVRVEEEAKEEEEDKEQVGNLGLRELIDGGDSGQGRILHRNINAGSSRV, via the exons ATGAACTCCTTCACCAACACCACCAACTTCGACAACCTCATGCTCCAAACCCTCATGGGCAGGCTCCAAATCCGACCCCCAACGAACAACTCCTTCCTCTCGCAAACCCTCGAAGAACTTCTCTTCGACGCCGCCAATCTCTCTGGCGATGAAGACGATGACGACGAGAACAAGACCCAGCTCGCCAAAGAAGAATCCAAGCTCGAGAAGGACATCATCCGGGTCATTCTCAGCGGCAAGACCGATTCCCTCAAACCCAATTCGGGTCAGGCGGTGACGATTGGGGAGCATCACATTTGTGTTGGGTTTCATGAGGAAACGGGTTCGGATTATCGGGTCTGGGAGTGGCATGGGCATATCATGCTCTTCGATGAAGAAAATGGATACACTCCAGAGTATATATATGGGAATTACTTTGAGAGACTGATTGGCAAGGCTCGTACTGGCAGTAGTGGTGTTCGTGTTGAGGAGGAGGCtaaggaggaagaggaggacaAAGAGCAGGTGGGAAATTTGGGGCTCAGGGAATTGATTGATGGTGGGGATTCGGGTCAGGGTCGGATTCTTCATCGGAATATCAATGCTGGTTCTTCAAG GGTTTAG